From the Montipora capricornis isolate CH-2021 chromosome 2, ASM3666992v2, whole genome shotgun sequence genome, one window contains:
- the LOC138037783 gene encoding histamine H2 receptor-like: MTQSCTLTLSLSSIITLSSLYAIFALPTILGNGVFLWVIFKSRSLRTISNLLVSSLALADFFVGLVIDPVWIARCIISPRAPNQPLDIAIGCLWIQTSITTTFSLSVVSLDRYIAVRSALQYNQIMTYERCRVAVIFVWIASLTSAFSRLWVRSPTMLPILWACVTGITILLPMMLIIFCYYRIFVLARRQSRKIATQTLGFRAQFAAEGVRNRKTAKTVGYVVALFIISWLPSLIASFVELITRDNCTKPNMELVWLWVELIAFTSSGINPWLYSMRSNAFRNEMKRVFRMNRLRSSRIMVAKGKTRSEELGIDSQG, translated from the coding sequence ATGACACAATCCTGCACTCTCACATTGTCGCTTTCTTCGATAATTACTCTGTCGTCCCTTTACGCCATCTTCGCACTGCCCACTATTCTTGGCAATGGAGTTTTCCTTTGGGTGATATTCAAATCCCGATCTCTGAGAACCATTTCTAACTTGCTAGTAAGTTCCTTGGCTCTTGCTGATTTCTTTGTGGGACTGGTCATCGATCCAGTATGGATTGCACGATGCATCATCTCGCCCCGAGCACCGAATCAACCGCTCGATATCGCCATCGGCTGCCTTTGGATTCAGACCAGCATAACGACCACCTTTAGCTTGAGTGTGGTGAGCTTGGATAGATACATCGCCGTTCGATCTGCTCTGCAGTACAACCAGATTATGACATACGAACGATGCCGCGTTGCAGTGATATTCGTGTGGATCGCGTCTCTTACCTCTGCGTTTTCGCGCCTATGGGTAAGGAGCCCAACGATGCTGCCCATCCTTTGGGCTTGCGTTACCGGAATAACAATTCTTCTTCCGATGATGCTGATCATATTTTGTTACTATCGCATCTTTGTGTTGGCCAGAAGGCAATCTAGGAAAATCGCCACACAAACCTTGGGTTTTCGAGCTCAGTTTGCCGCCGAGGGAGTGCGAAATCGAAAAACAGCAAAGACGGTGGGCTATGTTGTGGCTCTGTTCATAATATCGTGGTTACCAAGTTTGATAGCATCTTTCGTAGAATTGATAACGAGGGATAACTGTACCAAGCCAAATATGGAATTGGTTTGGCTTTGGGTTGAGCTCATAGCATTCACATCATCTGGAATCAATCCATGGCTATATTCAATGAGAAGTAACGCGTTCAGAAACGAGATGAAACGTGTCTTTCGAATGAACCGCCTTAGGTCCAGCCGGATAATGGTCGCAAAGGGTAAAACTCGCAGTGAGGAACTAGGGATCGACAGTCAAGGATAG